One Candidatus Hydrogenedentota bacterium DNA segment encodes these proteins:
- a CDS encoding uracil-DNA glycosylase — MTRELVARAAHPKRGTLALSPELAAILTAEAEIAPLPQSAAPDPFDAASPAPAAVAPSNLADITSLDELRAVVAGCRKCTLCETRRQTVFSDGNATARLVFVGEAPGADEDWQGVPFVGKAGQLLTDIIVKGMKMRREDVYICNVLKCRPPNNRDPLPSEKEQCEPYLVRQLELLKPTVICALGKHAANTLLRKDEATGRLRGKWHQYHGIPLRVTYHPAYLLRNPADKKLVWEDIQHVLRALRGEEDPFADADVSDRGAPLFPE, encoded by the coding sequence ATGACCCGCGAACTGGTGGCGCGCGCCGCACACCCGAAGCGCGGGACGCTTGCCCTGTCGCCCGAGTTGGCCGCGATTCTTACGGCGGAAGCGGAGATTGCGCCGCTGCCGCAAAGTGCCGCGCCCGACCCGTTTGACGCCGCCTCCCCCGCACCAGCCGCAGTAGCTCCCTCGAACCTTGCGGATATTACATCGCTCGACGAACTCCGCGCGGTCGTCGCGGGCTGCCGCAAGTGCACGCTGTGCGAAACGCGGAGGCAGACCGTATTCAGCGATGGCAATGCAACGGCGCGGTTGGTGTTCGTCGGCGAGGCGCCGGGCGCGGACGAGGACTGGCAGGGCGTTCCGTTCGTGGGGAAGGCGGGCCAGTTGCTGACCGACATCATCGTCAAAGGAATGAAGATGCGGCGCGAGGACGTTTACATCTGCAATGTGTTGAAGTGCCGCCCGCCGAACAACCGCGACCCGCTGCCGTCGGAAAAGGAACAGTGCGAACCGTACCTGGTCCGCCAACTGGAACTGCTCAAACCTACCGTGATTTGCGCGCTCGGAAAGCACGCCGCGAACACCCTGCTGCGCAAAGACGAGGCAACGGGCCGACTGCGCGGAAAATGGCACCAGTATCACGGCATTCCGCTGCGCGTGACGTACCACCCCGCGTACTTGCTGCGGAACCCGGCGGACAAGAAACTGGTTTGGGAAGACATTCAACACGTGCTGCGCGCGCTCAGGGGTGAAGAAGACCCCTTCGCGGACGCCGACGTGTCCGATCGCGGCGCGCCGCTGTTCCCGGAGTAG
- a CDS encoding sigma-54-dependent Fis family transcriptional regulator, protein MKASILIAEDDDTQRLILHDILNASRFDVKATASAKEALAALREESYNVLLTDMRMPEVDGLELLRQAKRLRPELEVVVMTAYATVQTAVNAMKEGATDYLAKPFDKDELLVTIDRAIERGQLKRENTQLRELVTASVSLGNIIGESASMQKVFNIVQRAVNVNSTVLILGESGTGKELVARHIHFSGPRAKKPFAVVNCAAIPDTLVESELFGHEKGAFTGAETSRAGKFESANGGTLFLDEVGDMRIESQAKLLRVLQDGVVERVGSSTQRKVDVRVIAATNRDLRRHVDEGNFREDLYFRLDVLPVSLPPLRERLNDLPLLINHFREKLAARVGKTCPTVAPDALEAMRRYRWPGNVRELENTLEQLYILTDGDTIREGDLPEKLRTRVVEQGVFALPPGGLVLEELEQDLIRQALARSGGSIKEASELLGLTYKTLQYRLKKHEIDRKGEVDDAPES, encoded by the coding sequence ATGAAAGCCAGCATTCTCATTGCGGAAGACGACGACACGCAGCGCCTCATCCTGCATGACATCCTGAATGCGTCGCGGTTCGACGTGAAGGCCACGGCGTCCGCCAAGGAGGCGCTCGCGGCCCTGCGGGAAGAATCGTATAACGTGCTGCTGACCGACATGCGCATGCCGGAAGTGGACGGACTCGAGTTGTTGCGCCAGGCGAAGCGGTTGCGGCCCGAATTGGAAGTCGTGGTGATGACCGCCTACGCGACCGTCCAGACGGCTGTCAACGCCATGAAAGAAGGCGCAACGGACTATCTCGCGAAGCCCTTCGACAAAGACGAGTTGCTCGTCACGATCGATCGCGCGATCGAGCGTGGCCAACTCAAGCGCGAAAACACCCAGCTCCGTGAACTCGTCACCGCGTCGGTCTCACTCGGCAACATTATCGGCGAGAGCGCGTCGATGCAAAAGGTATTCAATATCGTGCAGCGCGCGGTGAACGTAAACAGCACAGTCCTGATCCTCGGCGAATCCGGGACGGGCAAGGAGCTTGTCGCGCGGCACATTCATTTCTCGGGCCCGCGCGCGAAAAAACCGTTTGCCGTTGTGAATTGCGCGGCGATCCCCGACACGCTCGTCGAGAGCGAATTGTTCGGCCACGAGAAGGGCGCGTTCACCGGCGCGGAAACCAGCCGCGCGGGAAAGTTCGAGTCGGCCAACGGCGGCACCCTGTTCCTGGATGAAGTGGGCGACATGCGCATCGAGAGCCAGGCGAAGTTATTGCGCGTGCTGCAGGACGGTGTCGTCGAACGCGTCGGTTCGAGCACGCAACGCAAAGTGGACGTGCGTGTGATCGCGGCGACGAACCGTGACCTGCGCAGGCACGTCGACGAAGGAAACTTCCGCGAAGACCTGTATTTCAGACTCGATGTGTTGCCCGTAAGTCTGCCTCCCTTGCGCGAGCGGCTTAACGATCTGCCGCTTCTAATCAATCACTTTCGTGAAAAACTCGCCGCGCGCGTGGGCAAGACCTGCCCAACTGTGGCGCCGGACGCGCTCGAGGCCATGCGCCGCTACCGGTGGCCGGGGAATGTGCGCGAACTCGAAAACACGCTCGAACAGTTGTATATCCTCACGGACGGCGACACGATTCGCGAGGGCGATCTGCCGGAAAAGTTGCGCACACGGGTTGTCGAGCAGGGCGTATTCGCGCTGCCCCCGGGCGGGTTGGTCTTGGAGGAACTGGAACAGGACCTGATTCGGCAGGCGCTCGCGCGGAGCGGTGGCTCGATCAAGGAGGCGTCCGAATTGCTCGGGCTCACCTATAAGACGCTGCAATACCGTTTGAAGAAACACGAGATCGATCGCAAAGGCGAAGTGGATGACGCGCCGGAAAGCTAA
- a CDS encoding HAMP domain-containing protein yields MGADAEPAITKVHWTNSLIARVVALCVVLVLCLLGSVYVLTVHFLKEVRAEYENRAFEMAQDAHIWFEEHREDAGGVDSATRDLQQKYPGVQLQMAPAQGVEPTSITEQQTNTTAQITDNGIVITATHIIYRDGHPPMELTAEFMLDPRTAIWRAFTNRYIALLTTSFLIALGLMVYFIVKSLRPMRDLAKSCARIGAGELAPVEIKRSYGEVLALERTFNRMVDALRDKEQIEANLRQAQRLSALGSLAAGIAHDVRNPLNAIKLLSSHALDNLNGNDNGAAQQLQTIRKEVDRLEDIVSGFLALAKERELQPEPVKVDALVEDCVHLVKAEAESHGVGLSSDLGAAGLQLDIDPKQVKRAVLNVMINAIEACHGGGRVRVLTRTTEDAYQIEVRDNGPGLTRDVAERAFDPYFTTKPSGTGIGLSITRGIFEEHGGSVSLTCAFGEGCQVLMSLPLRKTATV; encoded by the coding sequence ATGGGCGCCGACGCCGAGCCCGCCATCACAAAGGTGCACTGGACGAACTCGCTCATCGCGCGCGTGGTCGCGTTGTGCGTCGTCCTGGTGCTGTGCCTGCTCGGATCGGTGTACGTGTTGACGGTCCACTTTCTCAAGGAAGTGCGCGCCGAATACGAGAACCGCGCGTTCGAGATGGCGCAAGACGCGCACATCTGGTTCGAGGAACATCGAGAAGATGCCGGCGGCGTGGACTCCGCGACGCGCGACCTCCAGCAGAAGTATCCCGGCGTGCAACTGCAAATGGCGCCGGCGCAGGGCGTCGAGCCGACGAGCATCACGGAACAGCAGACGAACACGACCGCGCAGATTACCGACAACGGCATCGTAATTACCGCGACGCACATCATCTACCGGGACGGTCACCCCCCCATGGAATTGACCGCGGAATTCATGCTGGACCCGCGCACGGCCATCTGGCGCGCGTTCACGAACCGTTACATCGCGCTGCTCACCACGTCGTTCTTAATTGCGCTCGGGCTCATGGTGTACTTCATCGTGAAATCGTTGCGCCCCATGCGCGATCTGGCGAAGAGTTGTGCGCGCATCGGCGCGGGCGAACTCGCGCCGGTCGAGATCAAACGGAGCTATGGCGAAGTGCTGGCGCTCGAAAGGACGTTTAACCGGATGGTGGACGCGCTCCGCGACAAGGAACAAATCGAGGCGAACCTGCGGCAGGCGCAGCGCCTGTCCGCGCTCGGTTCCCTTGCCGCGGGTATTGCGCACGACGTGCGCAATCCGCTCAACGCGATCAAACTCCTCTCCAGCCACGCGCTCGACAATTTGAACGGCAACGACAACGGCGCCGCCCAGCAGTTGCAGACGATTCGCAAGGAAGTCGATCGGCTGGAAGACATCGTTTCCGGATTTCTCGCGCTCGCGAAGGAACGCGAACTTCAACCGGAACCTGTGAAGGTCGATGCGCTTGTCGAGGATTGCGTTCATCTCGTGAAGGCGGAGGCGGAATCGCACGGCGTCGGCCTCTCGAGCGATCTGGGCGCGGCGGGCCTTCAACTGGACATCGACCCGAAGCAGGTCAAGCGCGCCGTGCTGAACGTGATGATCAATGCGATCGAGGCCTGCCACGGCGGCGGGCGTGTGCGCGTGCTTACGCGCACGACGGAAGACGCGTATCAAATTGAAGTGCGAGACAACGGCCCTGGGCTGACCAGGGACGTGGCCGAGCGCGCGTTCGACCCCTATTTTACGACCAAGCCATCGGGCACTGGCATCGGCTTGTCGATCACGCGCGGCATCTTCGAGGAGCACGGCGGATCGGTGTCGTTGACGTGCGCGTTCGGCGAAGGTTGCCAGGTGTTGATGAGCTTGCCGTTACGAAAGACCGCGACCGTATGA